The following proteins are encoded in a genomic region of Brachypodium distachyon strain Bd21 chromosome 1, Brachypodium_distachyon_v3.0, whole genome shotgun sequence:
- the LOC100836397 gene encoding pectinesterase, which produces MPPPSQTQAPRRIIRTHQHLEPTTRTTAATFFFFLLLLLPTASSGQPTFPDDAAAVERHCGGMLLHGDVCAATLSAMPPGLSKKPLPEVISYVVSRAADAVRAAASNCTSYLAPERHSQLRVRDRLALADCLELFSHTLTQLATASSELELELSNSSRTAEERVAGVQTVLSAAMTNQFTCLDGFSDPTQTPGGPSPGPGPSDSSPGRVRPYIQGRILHVSHLLSNSLALLRRLPSSSRRRRRRVPNRAGGFPSWISAADRRRLEQQQVAAADATVAKDGSGDYATVGEAVAAAPNNSARRWVIRVKTGGYFENVEVGSEKTNLMLVGDGMWKTVIKASRNVVDNYTTFRSATLAVAGTGFLARDLTVENGAGPSKHQAVALRVNADLSAFYRCSFAGYQDTLYAHSLRQFYKDCDVYGTVDFVFGDAAAVLQGCNLYARRPGPGQRTTVFTAQGREDPNQNTGIVLQGCKVAAAADLVPVQGNFSSYLGRPWKAYSRTVFMGCKMESLVHPKGWLEWNVSGFGLDTLYYAEYMNRGPGADTSARVTWPGYHVLAGAADASNFTVQAFVQGDLWLNSSSFPYTLGLG; this is translated from the exons ATGCCACCACCATCTCAAACTCAAGCTCCAAGAAGAATCATCCGAACCCATCAGCACCTCGAACCAACAACAcgaacaacagcagcaaccttcttcttcttcctcctcctcctgctccccACAGCATCCTCCGGCCAACCCACATTCCCcgacgatgccgccgccgtggagcgGCATTGCGGCGGGATGCTGCTGCACGGGGACGTGTGCGCCGCGACGCTCTCCGCCATGCCGCCGGGGCTGTCGAAGAAGCCGCTGCCGGAGGTGATCTCCTACGTGGTGTCCCGCGCCGCGGACGCcgtgcgcgccgccgcctccaacTGCACCTCCTACCTCGCGCCTGAGCGCCACTCGCAACTCCGGGTGCGCGACCGGCTCGCGCTCGCCGACTGCCTCGAGCTCTTCTCCCACACCTTAACCCAGCTCGCCACGGCAAGCtccgagctcgagctcgagctctcGAACTCGAGCcggacggcggaggagcgcgtCGCCGGGGTGCAGACGGTGCTGTCGGCCGCCATGACCAACCAGTTCACCTGCCTCGACGGCTTCTCCGACCCAACCCAAACCCCAGGCGGCCCaagcccaggcccaggcccatcGGACTCCTCGCCGGGCCGGGTGCGGCCTTACATCCAGGGCCGGATCCTCCACGTGTCGCACCTCCTCTCCAActccctcgccctcctccgccgcctcccttcttcttcccgccgccgccgccgccgcgtcccaaATCGCGCCGGCGGTTTCCCGTCCTGGATATCCGCGGcggaccggcggcggctggagcaACAGCAGGTGGCGGCTGCGGACGCGACGGTGGCCAAGGACGGGAGCGGCGACTACGCGACGGtgggggaggcggtggcggcggcgcccaacAACAGCGCGAGGCGGTGGGTGATTCGCGTGAAGACCGGGGGGTATTTCGAGAATGTGGAGGTCGGGAGCGAGAAGACGAACCTGATGCTGGTGGGCGACGGGATGTGGAAGACGGTCATTAAGGCGTCCCGCAACGTCGTCGATAACTACACCACCTTCCGCTCCGCcacgctcg CGGTGGCCGGGACGGGGTTCCTGGCGCGTGATCTGACGGTGGAGAACGGGGCGGGGCCAAGCAAGCACCAAGCAGTGGCGCTCCGGGTGAACGCCGACCTCTCAGCCTTCTACCGCTGCAGCTTCGCCGGCTACCAAGACACGCTCTACGCCCACTCCCTCCGCCAATTCTACAAGGACTGCGACGTCTACGGCACGGTGGACTTCGTCTTCGGCGACGCGGCCGCGGTGCTGCAAGGGTGCAACCTCTACGCCCGCCGCCCCGGACCGGGACAGCGGACCACGGTCTTCACGGCGCAGGGCCGTGAGGACCCCAACCAGAACACCGGGATCGTCCTCCAGGGATGcaaggtcgccgccgccgccgacttgGTTCCCGTCCAGGGGAACTTCTCCAGCTACCTTGGCCGGCCGTGGAAGGCTTATTCCAGGACGGTGTTCATGGGGTGCAAGATGGAGAGCCTGGTGCACCCCAAAGGGTGGCTCGAGTGGAACGTCAGCGGATTCGGGCTTGACACGCTGTATTATGCTGAGTATATGAACCGTGGGCCTGGCGCTGACACGTCGGCTCGGGTGACGTGGCCTGGGTACCATGTGCTTGCGGGCGCTGCGGATGCAAGTAATTTTACTGTGCAGGCGTTTGTACAGGGTGACCTGTGGCTTAACTCCAGCTCCTTTCCCTACACGCTGGGCCTCGGCTAG